In Parasphingorhabdus halotolerans, a single window of DNA contains:
- a CDS encoding TonB-dependent receptor domain-containing protein encodes MRKFTNLKASVAPMVLGIAMVSAPAFAQDQDAQEADAVEQNTIIVTGSRISNPNLELSSPVGVVTSEELELRQTNTAEQFLRELPSAIPSVGSAVNNGNGGSFFVNLRGIGSVRNLVLLDGRRFVPADTTGRVDLNNIPLAVIERTDVLTGGATTTYGADAISGVVNFITKRDFAGIELNASQQITEQGDGNVFRTDLTIGANFDDGRGNVVLSVGYQDQDPVLQGDRSFGADNVGSFTGRASGSSNAVPANIVFNALRDPTSVCDMALFPVAANCPLVVGSVNPANNGRRTTYNGFGFTPNIARQINQTGTDLEASFNPNPFNFNPFNLYQTPFERFNIFGSARYEINENVELYSQAVFSKNTVATKIAPGGSFFNVYQLNLNNPTIPEAIAQRFGNGLGLFGAAYTAARTTPFGPTLADGSANPNYVTFSSQVRRRTVEVGTRDSEYTSTLFNLVVGARGAITDNINYDISATYGESERIQRQSGFARFNRLQNSLLSLPNGQCVSGSGDGCAPINLFGAEGNLGPQAAQDYVFNLTQQVITGTSIATVNGNITGDLGFGFSETPIQFAVGGEYRAFTATRLSDEASQTPGAVVGGGGAAPDINGSYDVYDAFGELSIPVFEGESFAESLTIDLGARYSDYSTAGTEFTWKAGGSWEVIPGLTFRGNYQRSSRAPNIGELFTPVSTGLSNLANDPCQGPVAPTGNLLAACLAQLPAGSPGIAAITAGTLAPPAAGQINVTTGGNLNLGTETAKTWTVGVAFQPDAVPGLSVTVDYFNIDITGAISAPTPGDAIAACFNAPSAANPFCSQQFISRNPFTGGIDGDPASTKGLILQQSNLGAIATDGIDLSVRYKTDLTDMIGLALSFDGTWTNSQTFQASPTSINRECVGFFSVNCGSPQSEFSFSQRTSLTFDEDYTLSLRWRYLSGIEQEPLDIAENGAAFIGNSPLFGDVDFTRIPAESYFDLSFQWDVTENVLFTLTAQNLFDNKPTVVGNDIGSTSFNSGNTYPSSYDALGRRYGASVKFSF; translated from the coding sequence ATGAGAAAATTTACAAACCTGAAAGCGTCTGTTGCACCAATGGTGCTCGGAATCGCCATGGTTTCTGCTCCTGCATTTGCGCAGGATCAAGACGCGCAAGAAGCAGACGCTGTTGAGCAAAACACCATTATTGTTACTGGTTCGCGCATCAGCAACCCGAACCTTGAGCTGTCCAGCCCTGTTGGCGTTGTGACGTCTGAAGAGCTTGAGCTGCGTCAGACCAACACCGCTGAACAGTTCCTTCGCGAACTGCCTTCGGCAATCCCGAGTGTTGGTTCTGCTGTGAACAACGGCAACGGCGGTTCATTCTTCGTCAACCTTCGTGGTATCGGTTCGGTCCGTAACCTTGTCCTGCTTGACGGACGCCGCTTCGTTCCTGCTGACACAACCGGTCGTGTCGATCTTAACAACATTCCATTGGCTGTTATCGAACGCACCGACGTTCTGACCGGTGGTGCGACTACCACTTATGGTGCGGACGCCATTTCCGGTGTTGTCAACTTCATCACCAAGCGTGATTTTGCCGGCATCGAATTAAATGCTTCTCAGCAGATCACTGAACAAGGTGACGGTAACGTTTTCCGTACCGATTTGACCATTGGTGCCAATTTTGACGACGGACGCGGTAACGTGGTTCTGAGCGTTGGCTACCAGGATCAGGATCCTGTTCTTCAGGGCGACCGTTCTTTTGGTGCTGATAACGTTGGTTCTTTCACCGGTCGGGCATCGGGTTCTTCGAATGCCGTTCCTGCGAACATTGTTTTCAATGCGTTGCGCGACCCAACCAGCGTTTGTGACATGGCATTGTTTCCAGTTGCAGCAAACTGTCCTCTGGTTGTAGGCAGCGTAAACCCTGCCAATAACGGCCGTCGCACAACCTACAACGGTTTCGGATTTACCCCGAATATTGCTCGCCAGATCAACCAGACAGGGACCGATCTTGAGGCTTCTTTCAACCCGAACCCGTTCAACTTTAACCCGTTCAACCTTTATCAGACTCCATTTGAACGGTTTAACATCTTCGGTTCGGCGCGTTATGAGATCAACGAAAATGTTGAGCTCTACTCGCAGGCTGTTTTCTCCAAGAATACGGTTGCAACGAAAATTGCGCCAGGTGGTTCATTCTTCAACGTGTATCAGTTGAACCTGAACAACCCGACGATTCCTGAAGCAATTGCTCAGCGTTTTGGTAACGGTTTGGGATTATTTGGTGCAGCTTACACCGCTGCGCGGACCACGCCATTCGGCCCAACTTTGGCTGACGGTTCAGCTAACCCGAATTACGTAACTTTCTCGTCACAGGTCCGTCGTCGTACGGTAGAAGTCGGAACACGTGACTCCGAATATACGTCCACCTTGTTCAACCTCGTCGTGGGTGCTCGTGGTGCAATTACCGACAATATCAACTATGATATCTCGGCAACATACGGCGAGAGTGAGCGGATTCAACGCCAGAGTGGCTTTGCCCGTTTCAATCGTTTGCAGAATTCCCTGCTTTCACTGCCAAACGGTCAGTGTGTCTCCGGCAGCGGTGACGGCTGTGCGCCGATCAACCTGTTCGGCGCCGAAGGAAATCTTGGTCCTCAGGCTGCACAAGATTATGTGTTCAACCTCACACAGCAAGTGATCACCGGAACAAGCATCGCAACGGTTAACGGTAACATTACGGGTGACCTAGGGTTCGGTTTTTCCGAGACTCCAATTCAGTTTGCTGTCGGTGGTGAATATCGTGCATTTACTGCAACCCGTTTGTCTGACGAAGCTTCGCAGACACCTGGCGCGGTTGTCGGCGGCGGCGGTGCTGCTCCAGACATCAATGGTTCATATGACGTATATGATGCCTTTGGCGAACTGAGCATTCCGGTGTTTGAAGGCGAGTCTTTTGCTGAAAGCCTGACCATCGACCTGGGTGCCCGTTATTCGGATTATTCGACTGCTGGTACCGAGTTCACTTGGAAAGCTGGCGGTAGCTGGGAAGTGATTCCCGGTCTGACCTTCCGTGGTAACTACCAGCGTTCGTCACGTGCGCCGAACATTGGTGAATTGTTTACGCCAGTGTCTACCGGATTGAGCAACCTTGCCAACGATCCTTGCCAGGGTCCTGTCGCTCCAACCGGCAATCTGCTTGCTGCTTGTTTGGCCCAGCTTCCTGCCGGAAGCCCTGGTATCGCAGCGATTACAGCAGGTACGCTTGCGCCGCCTGCTGCTGGTCAGATCAACGTCACGACCGGTGGTAACCTGAACCTTGGAACGGAAACAGCAAAAACCTGGACAGTCGGCGTAGCCTTCCAGCCTGATGCTGTTCCTGGCCTCTCGGTGACCGTTGATTACTTCAACATCGACATCACAGGAGCAATTTCTGCTCCAACACCTGGTGATGCGATCGCTGCCTGTTTCAACGCACCATCTGCGGCCAATCCTTTCTGTTCGCAGCAGTTTATCTCTCGTAACCCGTTCACTGGCGGTATCGATGGTGACCCTGCTTCGACAAAAGGCTTGATTCTCCAGCAGAGCAACCTTGGTGCAATCGCGACAGATGGTATTGATCTGAGCGTTCGTTACAAAACAGACCTCACCGACATGATCGGCCTCGCGCTGTCATTCGATGGTACCTGGACGAACAGCCAGACTTTCCAGGCTTCGCCAACAAGCATCAACCGCGAGTGTGTAGGCTTCTTCTCCGTCAACTGTGGTTCACCGCAGTCTGAGTTCAGCTTCTCACAACGGACGTCGCTGACATTTGACGAAGATTACACATTGTCATTGCGCTGGCGCTACCTGAGCGGCATTGAGCAGGAACCATTGGACATCGCTGAAAACGGCGCTGCGTTCATCGGTAACTCTCCATTGTTCGGTGATGTTGACTTCACCAGAATCCCTGCGGAAAGCTACTTTGACCTTTCCTTCCAGTGGGATGTCACCGAGAACGTATTGTTCACGCTTACCGCGCAGAACCTGTTCGATAACAAGCCGACTGTTGTTGGTAACGACATTGGTTCAACATCGTTCAACAGCGGTAACACATACCCATCGTCTTATGATGCCCTGGGTCGTCGTTATGGCGCGAGCGTTAAGTTCAGTTTCTAA
- a CDS encoding M23 family metallopeptidase: MQMLGAVSRKKVKLLLGVGILAGVAIPAASVWAESNSATDANAAGESEFRQAVKFGFSGEAIQGGVMIGDAPAGTRSLTFEGEPIPVDEDGKFIIAFNRDAGQAANLVATLENGETVRKFINIAPRNWKIEHVAINRRATTSSAAFQARRAPELAQINAARRVVSDSKGWKQTFIWPVKGRISGMFGNQRVYNGDPGSYHSGMDIAAPNGTYYVAPADGVVTLAASSPFTLEGNLLMIDHGMGLNSAFLHSSEILVKQGQQVKRGEPIGRVGSTGSATGPHLHWSMKWNQARIDPILLTGPQG; this comes from the coding sequence ATGCAGATGTTAGGCGCTGTTTCCCGTAAAAAGGTAAAACTATTACTCGGTGTCGGCATTCTTGCGGGCGTCGCTATTCCCGCTGCCAGCGTCTGGGCAGAATCCAATAGCGCGACCGACGCAAATGCGGCCGGGGAATCGGAATTTCGCCAAGCGGTAAAATTCGGTTTTTCCGGCGAGGCTATCCAGGGCGGAGTGATGATTGGCGATGCGCCTGCTGGCACACGCAGTCTGACTTTTGAGGGTGAGCCTATTCCGGTCGATGAAGACGGCAAGTTCATTATCGCGTTTAACCGCGATGCCGGGCAGGCGGCCAATTTGGTTGCAACATTGGAAAATGGCGAAACAGTGCGCAAATTCATCAATATCGCCCCGCGCAACTGGAAGATAGAGCATGTCGCAATCAACCGGCGGGCGACCACCAGCAGCGCCGCATTTCAGGCCCGGCGCGCACCGGAGCTAGCCCAGATCAATGCAGCAAGGCGCGTGGTCAGCGACAGTAAGGGCTGGAAACAGACTTTTATCTGGCCTGTCAAAGGGCGCATCTCCGGGATGTTCGGCAACCAGCGCGTCTATAATGGTGATCCAGGCAGCTATCATAGCGGCATGGATATTGCTGCGCCAAACGGTACCTATTATGTAGCCCCGGCAGACGGCGTGGTGACGCTGGCCGCATCGAGCCCGTTTACGCTTGAAGGCAATCTGCTGATGATCGACCACGGTATGGGTCTCAACAGCGCCTTCCTGCACAGCTCGGAAATATTGGTGAAACAAGGCCAGCAAGTGAAGCGCGGCGAGCCTATTGGCCGGGTCGGCTCAACCGGCAGTGCAACCGGCCCGCATCTCCATTGGTCGATGAAATGGAACCAGGCGCGGATTGATCCGATATTACTGACAGGTCCGCAGGGGTAG
- a CDS encoding DUF2093 domain-containing protein, producing MLMSNRNKAAKLHYMPNGFRPLSNGDHVICAVSGEKIALEELRYWSVEKQEPYATAQISARAHSPEGK from the coding sequence ATGTTAATGTCCAATCGAAACAAGGCTGCGAAGCTTCATTACATGCCCAACGGCTTCCGGCCGCTGTCCAATGGCGACCATGTGATTTGCGCGGTCTCTGGCGAGAAAATCGCCCTGGAAGAATTGCGCTACTGGAGCGTTGAAAAGCAGGAGCCCTATGCAACGGCCCAGATTTCCGCTCGCGCCCATTCGCCGGAAGGGAAATAA
- the xseA gene encoding exodeoxyribonuclease VII large subunit, with protein sequence MDDSLSLDAKLLAETNQGDNAPPLSVSEISGSLKRVVEDRFGYVRIRGEISGYKRAASGHVYLALKDDKAVLDGVMWKGNAGRLAFAPEDGIEVVVSGKLTTYPGRSKYQVVIDKMELAGEGALMQLFEKLKAKLAGEGLFDADRKRAIPFLPKTIGVVTSPTGSVIRDILHRLADRCPSHVIVWPVLVQGEGAAKQIAAAINGFSNMPEDGAAERPDLVIVARGGGSIEDLWSFNEEEVVRAVANCSIPLISAVGHETDTTLCDFAADLRAPTPTAAAEMAVPVRAEWLASLSESKARMARSVQRGLSTAQERLEAQRRLMPALTDLLRPHQQRLDELSEAMKYALGQAISSARSRFSLSDGALKPAVLRRYHDRAMERLEAVKLSPALLTKRVGEAAQRLDGLARLLNQVSPDGPLKRGYARVSSARGQFIGSREDALFAGAVNLHFHDGTVDAEIVGAAVQTSRPRVAPDNPLVTEKQASQPAAKPKRVKKPADDRQQDLF encoded by the coding sequence ATGGACGATTCCCTCTCATTAGACGCCAAACTTCTAGCGGAGACCAATCAAGGCGACAATGCCCCGCCGCTATCCGTTTCGGAAATTTCCGGATCGCTGAAGCGCGTGGTCGAGGATCGCTTTGGCTATGTGCGGATACGCGGCGAGATTTCTGGCTATAAACGCGCGGCTTCCGGCCATGTTTATCTGGCGTTGAAGGACGACAAGGCGGTTCTGGACGGCGTGATGTGGAAGGGCAATGCGGGGCGCTTGGCCTTTGCGCCCGAAGACGGAATAGAAGTGGTCGTGTCCGGCAAGCTGACTACTTATCCGGGGCGTTCCAAATATCAGGTCGTGATCGACAAGATGGAATTGGCGGGCGAAGGCGCGCTGATGCAGCTTTTCGAAAAGCTGAAAGCCAAGCTTGCCGGAGAAGGGCTGTTTGATGCGGACCGCAAGCGCGCAATTCCTTTTTTGCCAAAGACCATTGGCGTGGTGACATCGCCGACCGGATCGGTGATTCGCGACATATTGCACAGACTGGCGGATCGCTGCCCAAGCCACGTCATTGTCTGGCCGGTATTGGTGCAGGGCGAAGGTGCAGCCAAACAGATTGCGGCGGCGATTAATGGTTTCTCCAACATGCCAGAGGATGGAGCGGCAGAGCGGCCTGATCTGGTTATTGTTGCGCGGGGCGGCGGTTCGATTGAGGATTTGTGGAGTTTCAACGAGGAGGAAGTGGTGCGCGCGGTGGCCAATTGCTCCATCCCGCTGATTTCAGCAGTCGGCCATGAAACCGATACCACGTTATGTGATTTTGCCGCCGATCTGCGCGCACCAACGCCGACCGCTGCTGCCGAAATGGCGGTTCCGGTGCGTGCGGAATGGCTGGCATCGCTCTCCGAATCAAAGGCGCGGATGGCGCGTTCGGTGCAACGCGGGCTCTCGACAGCGCAGGAGCGACTGGAAGCGCAGCGCCGGCTGATGCCCGCCCTCACCGATCTGCTTCGCCCGCATCAGCAGCGGTTGGATGAGCTGTCCGAAGCGATGAAATATGCGCTGGGCCAAGCGATATCATCAGCGCGCAGCCGGTTTTCCCTGTCCGATGGCGCTTTAAAACCGGCTGTATTGCGGCGTTATCACGACCGGGCGATGGAACGACTGGAAGCGGTTAAACTGTCTCCGGCCCTGTTGACCAAACGCGTGGGCGAAGCTGCCCAGCGGCTAGATGGTCTTGCGCGCCTGCTCAATCAGGTTTCTCCAGACGGCCCCCTAAAACGTGGCTACGCACGGGTATCGTCAGCGCGAGGCCAGTTTATCGGCAGCAGGGAGGATGCGCTATTTGCAGGCGCAGTCAATCTCCACTTCCATGATGGCACAGTGGATGCCGAGATTGTCGGCGCGGCAGTCCAAACGAGTCGGCCAAGGGTGGCTCCCGATAACCCATTGGTGACCGAAAAACAGGCGTCGCAACCTGCGGCCAAGCCCAAACGAGTCAAAAAACCGGCGGATGACAGGCAACAGGATTTATTCTAG
- the purD gene encoding phosphoribosylamine--glycine ligase produces MNILLLGSGGREHALAWKLAQSPNAQKLFAAPGNPGIAQEAELADIDITDHGAVVTFCQLNQVELVVVGPEAPLVDGIADYLRAADLLVFGPDKAAAQLEGSKGFTKDLCKRAGIPTAAYVRTASADEALAALDDFSIPVVIKADGLAAGKGVIIAETRDQATKAITDMFHGSFGEAGAEVVIEEFLTGEEASFFAITDGNTVVPFGTAQDHKRVGDGDTGPNTGGMGAYSPAPVLTKALQQQVMDEIIQPTIDTLAADGTPYNGVLFAGLMLTETGPQLIEYNVRFGDPECQVLMMRLESHLARILIATSLGELGEIPEPVFNPQTALSVVLAADGYPDNPGTGGKISNLRDAEKVGAKIFHAGTAVVDRDLVANGGRVLNVTALGANVTEAQAKAYAAVDKVDFPSGFCRRDIGWREVEREASSRD; encoded by the coding sequence ATGAATATCCTGTTACTCGGCTCTGGTGGCCGTGAACATGCCTTGGCCTGGAAGCTGGCGCAATCCCCAAATGCCCAGAAGCTGTTCGCCGCACCCGGCAATCCCGGCATCGCGCAGGAGGCAGAACTCGCCGATATTGATATAACCGATCACGGAGCAGTGGTAACCTTTTGTCAGCTCAATCAGGTGGAACTGGTGGTGGTTGGCCCAGAAGCGCCGCTGGTCGACGGTATCGCCGACTATCTTCGTGCCGCCGATCTGCTGGTGTTCGGCCCTGATAAAGCCGCCGCGCAACTGGAAGGCTCCAAGGGTTTTACCAAAGACCTGTGCAAACGCGCCGGGATACCGACCGCCGCCTATGTCAGGACCGCTTCGGCCGATGAAGCCTTGGCCGCTCTCGATGATTTTTCGATTCCCGTCGTAATAAAGGCCGATGGTCTTGCCGCCGGCAAAGGCGTGATTATCGCCGAAACCCGGGATCAGGCGACCAAGGCGATTACGGATATGTTCCACGGCAGCTTCGGCGAAGCGGGCGCAGAAGTGGTGATCGAGGAGTTTCTGACCGGCGAGGAAGCGAGCTTCTTTGCCATCACCGATGGCAACACCGTCGTTCCCTTCGGCACCGCACAAGATCACAAACGCGTCGGTGACGGCGATACCGGCCCGAATACTGGTGGCATGGGCGCGTATAGTCCCGCTCCAGTGCTGACCAAGGCGCTGCAACAGCAGGTGATGGACGAGATCATCCAGCCGACCATCGATACGCTGGCGGCAGACGGCACGCCCTATAATGGCGTGTTGTTCGCCGGCCTGATGCTCACCGAAACCGGCCCGCAACTGATTGAATATAATGTCCGTTTTGGCGACCCGGAATGTCAGGTGCTAATGATGCGGCTCGAAAGTCACCTCGCCCGCATCCTGATTGCCACGTCGCTGGGCGAGCTCGGGGAAATTCCTGAACCCGTGTTTAACCCGCAAACTGCGCTATCCGTGGTCTTGGCCGCAGATGGCTATCCTGACAACCCGGGAACCGGCGGCAAGATAAGCAACCTGCGCGATGCGGAGAAAGTCGGCGCGAAGATTTTCCATGCCGGTACCGCTGTGGTGGACCGCGATCTGGTGGCCAATGGCGGGCGCGTGCTAAACGTCACCGCGCTGGGCGCAAACGTCACCGAAGCCCAGGCCAAAGCCTATGCCGCCGTCGACAAGGTCGATTTCCCCAGCGGATTTTGCCGCCGCGATATCGGTTGGCGGGAAGTGGAGCGGGAAGCTTCCTCGAGGGATTGA
- a CDS encoding NADP-dependent oxidoreductase produces MRAWALKSRPTGTPVADNFQMIEAADAPLGEGEFRIANSWLSVDPYMRGRMNDVKSYAPPFALGEAMTGGAVGEVTESNNADYPVGCKVLHMAGWRDTVVAGGSNPPEGGMPPVKLPDLGVPDQHWLSIIGMPGGTAWFGLLNVGAAKEGETVFVSAAAGAVGSTVVQIAKAKGMTVIGSAGGADKCAWVKEIGADACLDYKSGPVLPQLRAALKELGKSGVDVYFDNVGGEHLDAALACSNERARVAVCGMIDVYNEQQPQSMQYLTMIIGLRIKIEGFLYPDFAAQVPEFNAGMAELIASGKVKSRETVMDGLEKAPDAFIGLFTGANTGKMLVKV; encoded by the coding sequence ATGCGTGCATGGGCCCTCAAAAGTCGCCCCACCGGAACCCCGGTGGCGGATAATTTCCAGATGATCGAAGCAGCCGATGCGCCGCTGGGCGAAGGCGAGTTTCGCATTGCCAATAGCTGGCTTTCGGTCGACCCTTATATGCGCGGGCGGATGAATGACGTGAAAAGCTATGCGCCCCCCTTTGCTCTTGGTGAAGCGATGACCGGCGGCGCTGTTGGCGAAGTTACCGAAAGCAATAATGCCGATTATCCGGTCGGCTGCAAAGTTCTGCATATGGCGGGATGGCGCGATACGGTCGTCGCTGGCGGCAGCAATCCTCCCGAAGGCGGCATGCCGCCCGTCAAGCTTCCTGATCTGGGCGTCCCCGATCAGCACTGGCTCTCGATCATCGGCATGCCCGGCGGCACCGCCTGGTTTGGCCTGCTCAATGTCGGCGCGGCCAAAGAAGGCGAAACGGTTTTTGTATCGGCAGCCGCTGGCGCGGTTGGCTCCACCGTCGTCCAGATCGCCAAGGCCAAGGGCATGACCGTTATCGGGTCAGCCGGCGGCGCAGACAAATGCGCCTGGGTCAAAGAAATCGGCGCGGATGCTTGCTTGGATTATAAATCCGGCCCGGTATTGCCCCAATTGCGGGCTGCGCTCAAGGAACTCGGCAAATCCGGCGTCGATGTCTATTTTGACAATGTCGGCGGCGAGCATCTGGATGCGGCGCTCGCCTGTTCCAACGAACGCGCGCGGGTGGCCGTCTGCGGGATGATCGACGTTTACAACGAGCAGCAACCCCAATCGATGCAATATCTGACGATGATCATCGGCCTGCGGATCAAGATCGAAGGCTTCCTCTACCCCGATTTCGCCGCGCAAGTCCCCGAGTTTAATGCGGGCATGGCCGAGCTGATCGCATCGGGCAAAGTCAAGAGCCGCGAGACGGTGATGGACGGGCTGGAAAAAGCACCAGACGCGTTTATCGGGCTGTTTACCGGCGCGAACACGGGCAAGATGCTGGTCAAGGTTTAG
- a CDS encoding IS5 family transposase (programmed frameshift) translates to MSDFFWFSDEQWARIEPLLPTKTRGILRVDDRRVLSGIVHALQSGGRWSDCPPVYGPKKTLYNRFVRWAERGIWEDIFSALAGAEGVPDRLFIDSSCIKVHRTAGGAKGGLLANGIGQTRGGRNTKLHAICDIKGRPCVLLLTPGNVHDMKVAKQCIAAMPPSAELVGDKGYDSNDLRDWLASRGTTAVIPPKRHRKVKLDCDPAIYKQRNVVERMFCRFKDWRRVATRFDRNIKTFMATIAIAATVIWWL, encoded by the exons ATGTCTGATTTCTTTTGGTTTTCGGATGAGCAGTGGGCGCGGATTGAGCCGCTTTTGCCGACGAAGACGCGCGGCATACTGCGTGTCGATGACCGGCGCGTGCTTTCGGGGATTGTCCACGCGTTACAAAGCGGCGGGCGCTGGAGTGATTGTCCGCCGGTTTATGGGCCGAAGAAGACACTCTATAACCGCTTCGTACGCTGGGCCGAGCGCGGGATATGGGAAGATATCTTCAGTGCTCTGGCTGGAGCCGAGGGCGTACCAGACAGGCTGTTCATCGACAGCAGTTGCATCAAGGTCCACCGGACTGCCGGAGGCGCAAAAGGGGGCCT CTTGGCCAATGGTATCGGCCAGACACGGGGCGGCCGGAACACCAAGCTCCACGCCATCTGCGATATAAAAGGAAGACCCTGTGTCCTCCTGCTAACGCCCGGGAACGTGCACGATATGAAGGTCGCCAAGCAGTGTATCGCGGCAATGCCACCGTCTGCTGAACTGGTTGGCGACAAAGGATATGACAGCAATGATCTGCGCGACTGGCTCGCCTCTCGTGGTACCACCGCCGTTATCCCGCCCAAGCGGCATCGCAAGGTCAAACTTGACTGCGATCCCGCCATCTACAAACAGCGCAATGTCGTCGAGCGCATGTTCTGCCGCTTCAAGGACTGGCGTCGTGTCGCAACACGCTTCGACCGCAATATCAAAACCTTTATGGCAACCATCGCCATAGCTGCTACCGTAATCTGGTGGCTATAA
- a CDS encoding imm11 family protein, whose product MSKEIVWASNAMINPAMLRPIRHDLAESGEINKQKSLLAAKENPQGKALSKEYFPDEIFVAKDANTNYENLPHLFYAYGYWVVSGEVADVMRQFDLGGCNLYPTNVFRKDRKTSIGDKWFCLNFGNVKQAFIGNESTAVSKFGSGTTDRWNAPTILKDGQLVVRSSALSGPDIWIDAKIFNIFFVSNRLARALKAAKVATPFGLKKCVIVG is encoded by the coding sequence ATGAGTAAGGAAATCGTGTGGGCGAGCAATGCCATGATAAATCCGGCTATGCTGCGACCGATCAGGCATGATTTGGCAGAAAGCGGGGAGATTAATAAGCAAAAATCCTTACTTGCAGCAAAAGAAAATCCACAAGGTAAGGCTCTTTCCAAAGAATATTTTCCTGATGAAATCTTCGTCGCAAAAGATGCAAATACTAATTACGAAAATTTGCCGCATCTTTTCTACGCCTACGGCTATTGGGTAGTTTCCGGCGAGGTTGCTGATGTGATGCGCCAGTTTGATCTGGGCGGCTGTAATCTTTATCCGACAAACGTGTTTCGCAAGGATCGCAAGACATCGATCGGTGACAAATGGTTTTGCCTCAATTTCGGAAATGTTAAGCAGGCATTTATAGGAAATGAATCAACGGCGGTCAGCAAATTCGGCAGTGGTACTACGGATCGTTGGAATGCCCCAACAATTTTGAAGGATGGGCAGCTTGTTGTCAGAAGTTCTGCTTTATCTGGGCCTGACATTTGGATTGATGCAAAAATATTTAATATTTTTTTCGTCAGCAACCGTTTGGCAAGGGCGTTGAAGGCCGCGAAGGTGGCGACGCCATTTGGTCTTAAAAAATGTGTAATCGTAGGTTAA